The following are encoded in a window of Thermodesulfobacterium geofontis OPF15 genomic DNA:
- a CDS encoding flagellar hook protein FlgE: protein MGIFGTIYTCYSGVCTTTTGMRVTADNIANLNTTGFKGSRYEFANESILATNEVFMKEKGLGSKVKDIRTLYTQGGINTTDIPTDLAISGKGFFIVSDKKGDIFYTRDGQFFVNQVDENHFALQNSLGLYLLGADPTAQTADLASLKPYLIPKVMPPKGTDEINLQVIFDSRKPVEGIDDPLWKNYDATQEVALKEGRYDFVWSLPIYDNLGERRILQLYADRTSNSNEYEILVALEDPTLDGRGEGPYQGVFLYGILSFGGNGDITDARFWEITNPSSFDPNIDPPLDLTTLGRPQFNLNIQGNTQTITLDLGFKVEKDGSITRASYASKLLANPFVQLYYNQNGYSQGIFDKIEVITEEGLIKAWYTNGQNIEVAKIFLADFTGYEDSLIKIGSNLFLARDGATPFIFAPGLYERGRLISGALEGSNVDLATEMINLIVLQRAFQSNVRTIVTADQLLEYFFNKV from the coding sequence ATGGGAATATTTGGAACAATTTATACCTGTTATAGTGGTGTTTGTACTACTACTACTGGTATGAGAGTAACAGCTGATAATATTGCTAATCTTAATACAACAGGATTTAAAGGAAGTAGATATGAATTTGCGAATGAATCAATATTAGCAACTAATGAAGTATTTATGAAAGAAAAGGGATTAGGAAGTAAGGTCAAAGACATTAGAACTTTATATACTCAAGGAGGAATTAATACCACAGATATTCCTACAGATTTAGCTATTTCTGGGAAGGGATTTTTTATAGTTTCAGACAAAAAAGGAGATATCTTTTACACCAGAGATGGACAATTTTTTGTAAACCAAGTAGATGAAAATCACTTTGCTCTTCAGAATAGTTTAGGGCTTTACCTTTTAGGAGCTGATCCCACAGCTCAAACTGCTGATTTAGCATCTTTAAAACCCTACCTTATTCCTAAGGTTATGCCTCCTAAGGGAACAGATGAAATAAATCTTCAAGTAATTTTTGATAGTAGAAAACCTGTAGAGGGAATAGATGATCCTTTATGGAAAAATTATGATGCTACTCAAGAAGTAGCTCTAAAAGAGGGAAGATATGACTTTGTATGGAGTTTACCTATTTACGATAATTTAGGAGAAAGAAGGATTCTTCAACTTTATGCAGACAGAACTTCTAATTCTAATGAATATGAAATTTTAGTTGCCCTTGAAGATCCTACTCTTGATGGAAGAGGAGAAGGTCCTTATCAAGGTGTTTTTCTTTATGGAATCTTAAGTTTTGGAGGAAATGGAGATATTACAGATGCAAGATTTTGGGAAATTACTAATCCCTCTTCTTTTGATCCTAATATAGATCCCCCCTTGGACTTAACCACCTTAGGAAGACCACAATTTAATTTAAATATTCAAGGAAATACTCAAACCATAACTTTAGACTTAGGATTTAAGGTAGAAAAAGATGGGAGTATTACAAGGGCTTCTTATGCCAGCAAACTTTTAGCTAACCCTTTTGTCCAACTTTATTATAATCAAAATGGATATTCTCAGGGAATATTTGATAAAATAGAAGTTATCACTGAAGAAGGCTTAATAAAGGCTTGGTATACAAACGGACAAAATATAGAGGTAGCTAAAATATTTTTAGCTGATTTTACAGGATATGAAGACTCTCTTATTAAAATAGGTTCAAATTTATTTTTAGCTAGAGATGGAGCAACACCTTTTATATTTGCTCCAGGTCTTTATGAGAGAGGTAGACTTATTTCGGGTGCTTTGGAGGGATCAAATGTAGATTTAGCTACAGAAATGATAAACTTAATTGTTTTACAAAGGGCTTTTCAGAGCAATGTAAGGACGATTGTTACTGCAGACCAACTTTTAGAATACTTTTTTAATAAAGTATAA
- the plsX gene encoding phosphate acyltransferase PlsX, translated as MYRIVLDVMGGDFAPFSTLKGAELALQKFPELHLCLVGKETVLKSFKNEERVSLYYTEEVVGMDESPKDALKKKNASIFKGLELLKNREAQAFVSAGNSGAIVAGAIFILGRIEGVRRPAIATLIPSLKEPFVLIDSGANVDSKPFDLFQFGLMGSIFLEKVWKRKKPKIALLSIGEEMGKGNILVKKAHQLFISSNLNYVGNIESRDIFRGDVDVVVCDGFIGNICLKLSEGLAEVILEMLKSEVKNSFIYILGMKLAEGAIKNFKKKADWREHGGAPLLGVKGNVIIAHGRSDAIAIKNAIKVAIDFIKFNPIEHLEKAIIETLKIEEES; from the coding sequence ATGTATCGGATTGTATTAGATGTAATGGGGGGTGATTTTGCCCCCTTCTCTACTCTAAAAGGAGCTGAGTTAGCTCTTCAAAAATTTCCAGAACTTCATCTTTGTCTGGTAGGTAAAGAAACTGTTCTAAAAAGTTTTAAAAATGAGGAAAGGGTTTCTTTATATTACACTGAAGAAGTTGTAGGAATGGATGAAAGTCCAAAAGATGCTTTAAAAAAGAAAAATGCTTCTATTTTTAAAGGACTTGAATTATTAAAAAATAGAGAGGCACAAGCTTTTGTTTCTGCCGGAAATTCTGGAGCAATAGTTGCAGGTGCTATATTTATTCTTGGAAGAATAGAGGGTGTTAGACGCCCTGCTATTGCTACCTTAATCCCCTCTCTAAAAGAACCTTTTGTTTTAATTGATTCAGGAGCAAATGTAGATTCAAAACCTTTTGATTTATTTCAATTTGGACTTATGGGAAGTATATTCCTTGAAAAAGTTTGGAAAAGAAAAAAACCTAAAATCGCCCTACTTTCTATAGGAGAGGAAATGGGAAAAGGAAACATCTTGGTAAAAAAAGCTCACCAGCTCTTTATTAGTTCAAATTTAAACTATGTAGGAAATATTGAAAGTAGAGATATCTTCCGGGGAGATGTTGATGTAGTTGTGTGTGATGGATTTATTGGGAATATATGCCTTAAACTTTCTGAAGGTTTAGCAGAAGTTATCTTAGAAATGTTAAAAAGTGAAGTAAAAAATTCTTTTATCTATATTTTAGGAATGAAACTTGCTGAAGGAGCTATTAAAAATTTCAAGAAAAAAGCTGATTGGAGAGAACATGGCGGAGCTCCTCTTTTGGGAGTAAAAGGAAATGTTATAATAGCTCATGGAAGATCAGATGCAATTGCTATTAAAAATGCTATAAAAGTTGCTATCGATTTTATAAAATTTAATCCAATTGAACATTTAGAAAAAGCTATCATAGAGACTCTTAAAATAGAGGAAGAATCATGA
- a CDS encoding NADH-quinone oxidoreductase subunit N: MEITLNFSVILTEIIFILISSFIFLIDKFVKNKNYAFYITFITLILACYLILFVPFGEFTYSYKTDFYSSTLKLFLVVGTLLISLISYNYLQYYINLNSGEYYGLMLFSIVGAFLMLSGMDLVTIYLAMELMSFPVYFLIALNYTYNRPSLEGALKYFIVGSLGSVFILIGLGIIYYFTGTFILQEISQNLEKSLYLRELLVGFIFILIGFSIKLSLVPFHMWAPDAYESAPVPITSFIAGIVKFAVIATLVKIILVGFNSLRIEIGEVLIPIILASILVGNIMAIKQDNIIRMLAYSSIAHAGYAGLGLVSADYIGYSFTVFYMLVYLIMAIGTFSILVFLANFKRELLHIPSMASLCEKTPFVSLLLLVFMFSLAGIPPTAGFIAKFYIFMSLIKAKYVWVALIAILFAVIGAYPYLRVLKVVYMDKQEFEFKFKYDFTFLIPVCITVFLIIIIGIYPKPWTDIIYKTMYFYITSLFYPY; this comes from the coding sequence ATGGAAATTACTTTAAACTTTTCTGTAATATTAACAGAAATAATTTTTATCCTCATTTCTTCTTTTATATTTCTTATAGACAAATTTGTTAAAAATAAAAACTATGCTTTTTATATTACTTTCATAACTCTTATTTTAGCCTGTTATTTAATTTTATTTGTTCCATTTGGAGAATTTACCTATTCGTATAAAACAGATTTTTATTCTTCAACTTTAAAACTTTTCTTAGTAGTAGGTACTTTATTAATTTCTTTAATTTCTTATAATTACTTACAATATTACATTAATTTAAATTCTGGTGAATACTACGGATTAATGCTTTTTTCTATAGTAGGAGCATTTTTAATGCTTTCTGGAATGGATCTTGTTACTATATACTTAGCTATGGAATTAATGAGTTTTCCTGTTTATTTTCTTATTGCTTTAAACTATACTTATAATAGACCATCCTTAGAAGGAGCTTTAAAATACTTTATTGTGGGAAGCCTTGGATCAGTTTTTATTCTTATAGGGTTGGGAATAATATATTATTTTACTGGAACTTTTATTCTTCAAGAAATTTCTCAAAACTTAGAAAAAAGTTTATATTTAAGGGAGCTTTTAGTTGGATTTATTTTTATTCTTATAGGTTTTTCTATAAAACTTTCTTTAGTTCCTTTTCATATGTGGGCTCCTGATGCCTATGAAAGTGCTCCAGTTCCTATAACTTCTTTTATAGCAGGAATTGTTAAGTTTGCTGTTATAGCTACCTTAGTGAAAATAATTTTAGTAGGATTTAATTCTTTAAGAATAGAAATAGGAGAAGTTCTTATACCTATAATTTTGGCAAGTATTTTAGTTGGGAACATTATGGCAATTAAACAAGATAACATAATAAGAATGTTAGCTTATTCATCTATTGCTCATGCAGGTTATGCAGGATTAGGACTTGTTAGTGCTGATTATATAGGTTATAGCTTTACTGTATTCTATATGTTAGTGTATTTAATTATGGCTATAGGAACATTTTCTATTTTGGTCTTTTTAGCCAATTTTAAAAGAGAACTTCTTCACATTCCCAGTATGGCTTCTCTTTGTGAAAAAACACCTTTTGTAAGTCTTTTACTTTTAGTTTTTATGTTTTCTTTAGCAGGTATTCCTCCTACAGCAGGATTTATAGCTAAATTTTATATTTTCATGAGTTTAATTAAAGCTAAATATGTATGGGTAGCTCTAATTGCCATTTTATTTGCTGTAATAGGAGCTTATCCTTACTTAAGAGTTTTGAAAGTTGTATATATGGATAAGCAAGAATTCGAATTTAAATTTAAATATGATTTTACCTTTTTAATTCCAGTATGTATCACTGTTTTTTTAATAATTATAATTGGTATTTATCCTAAACCTTGGACAGATATTATCTACAAAACTATGTATTTTTATATTACCTCTTTGTTTTATCCCTATTAA
- a CDS encoding flagellar hook protein FlgE has protein sequence MGLTDALFTGTSGLRSLGHGMSVVGDNVANLNTTAFKASRVSFSDIMAQSINTASGSGQLGRGATLQALYPIFTQGSFESTANPTDLAIAGNGFFIVNDPRATGRVFYTRDGQFMIDKEGYLVNAAGLRVQGWKIDEATGDITGAITDIRIDRSSPPVKTSLVDVITNLNAEVERNTTIDNTNNAIFGDNSITDNNKVTLWGKWDATLATPLATTDYNYRTSLYIYDSLGTPHEITIYYRAVNLTDGTTTKPVYEFLVTCNPNEDLRQGFSDNTKKGVLMYGMLEFDTQGNVKNFLNVYRYGWDANNNQYQLVRIVNNNGIPQNPPPNDAFAESNYFTTTIGALGANSYPILIADFLGIKIADNNGNEDPSATRNLQPIELNFGYYHDGTSWRSETVRTTQYSAPFATLFYDQNGYGPGTLESIAADNEGRITGYYSNGRVIPLWMVALANFNAPERLQKVGGNLFKETTHSGPPVTGKPGTNGLGTIAPNSIEQSNVDLGEQFVKMIIFQRGFQADARIITVSDSMLEELINLKR, from the coding sequence ATGGGTTTAACTGATGCCTTATTTACAGGAACAAGTGGACTTAGGTCCTTAGGGCATGGTATGAGTGTTGTAGGAGATAATGTAGCTAATCTTAATACTACAGCCTTTAAAGCTTCAAGAGTTTCATTTAGTGATATAATGGCACAGAGCATAAATACTGCTTCTGGTTCTGGTCAGCTTGGTAGAGGAGCAACCCTTCAGGCATTATATCCAATTTTTACTCAAGGCTCCTTTGAGTCAACAGCTAATCCAACAGACCTTGCTATTGCAGGAAATGGCTTTTTCATAGTAAATGATCCCAGAGCAACAGGAAGAGTTTTTTATACCAGAGATGGTCAATTTATGATTGATAAAGAAGGATATTTAGTTAATGCAGCAGGACTAAGAGTTCAAGGGTGGAAAATCGATGAGGCAACAGGAGATATAACTGGTGCTATAACTGATATTCGCATTGATAGAAGTTCACCCCCTGTTAAAACAAGCTTAGTTGATGTAATTACCAATCTTAATGCAGAAGTTGAAAGAAATACAACTATTGATAATACTAATAATGCTATTTTTGGGGATAATTCTATTACAGACAATAACAAAGTTACTCTTTGGGGGAAATGGGATGCTACATTGGCTACACCTCTTGCAACAACCGATTATAATTATAGAACTTCATTGTATATTTATGATTCCTTAGGAACACCTCATGAAATAACTATTTATTATAGAGCTGTAAATTTAACAGATGGAACTACAACCAAGCCTGTTTATGAATTTTTAGTTACTTGTAATCCTAATGAAGATTTAAGACAAGGATTTTCTGATAACACAAAGAAAGGTGTATTAATGTATGGGATGCTTGAATTTGACACTCAGGGAAATGTTAAAAACTTTCTTAATGTTTATAGATATGGATGGGATGCCAATAATAACCAATATCAATTAGTTAGAATAGTTAATAATAACGGGATTCCACAAAATCCACCTCCTAATGATGCATTTGCAGAGAGCAATTATTTTACCACAACTATAGGAGCACTTGGAGCAAATAGTTATCCTATACTTATAGCAGATTTTTTAGGAATTAAAATTGCAGATAATAATGGTAATGAAGATCCATCAGCTACTCGTAATTTACAACCTATAGAGCTTAATTTTGGATATTATCATGATGGAACTTCATGGCGTTCTGAAACAGTTAGAACAACCCAATACTCCGCTCCTTTTGCTACTTTATTTTATGACCAAAATGGATATGGACCAGGGACTTTAGAAAGTATTGCTGCTGATAATGAAGGAAGGATAACTGGTTATTATTCAAATGGTAGAGTAATTCCTCTTTGGATGGTTGCTCTTGCTAATTTTAATGCCCCAGAAAGACTTCAGAAAGTAGGAGGTAATCTTTTTAAAGAGACCACCCATTCAGGACCTCCTGTCACAGGAAAACCAGGAACTAATGGACTGGGAACAATTGCTCCCAATTCTATAGAGCAATCTAATGTAGACCTTGGAGAACAGTTTGTTAAGATGATAATCTTTCAGAGAGGGTTTCAAGCAGATGCAAGAATTATTACTGTTTCAGATAGTATGCTTGAAGAATTGATTAATCTTAAGAGATAA
- a CDS encoding flagellar hook-length control protein FliK, which translates to MIKVSNNLLSLNVQNLNAQSYNKISDLFLSILLNLINNQFSENQSFSENLSISQILNGNLNEDLNQCPNLVEKSYGNKELDLLNLYLFYLFYYNNFNSLNEKKLVSLEPDKIDESNNFQFNKDKFLFIKKLISFLISHKEIDFSQFNQIFEKIFSYFNTENLTRAEHVSSSSAFDSFDFDVENIINKEEVFQILNISKNKDLNKEENLVKEKLDELKVYEFLRQIGNLSKIKGNKIFYIQNKENNQPDRETFSFYTNTFQDNNQPKIEENLNLQIKNIENNPQKLNHNWLSASLSKGYMNQNVDQSGSEVDFNGKSLNIRKDFNDFTSSHNDLEVKKGEILKEEFKLYNFLERKFKMEENNFQKIFDVNLIKSDFRMENLVKVEHTKIIDFQKFPEGFLEMIKEMSLEIQPEGEKKAFIKLEPPEMGSLELEIKVKDKNIEIIARVEKPELLQELKHNLHLIKAGLEDSGFNLKEIQLFLGSNFNDKNLVKDFSKEKRNYSQKAEVEDVKEIDKKALKNWDLLKFYNRNGKYYYIV; encoded by the coding sequence ATGATTAAGGTTTCAAATAATCTTTTAAGTTTAAATGTACAGAATTTAAATGCACAATCTTATAATAAAATATCTGATCTATTTTTGTCTATTCTTTTAAATTTAATAAACAACCAATTTTCAGAAAATCAAAGTTTTTCAGAAAATCTTTCTATTTCCCAAATACTTAATGGGAATCTTAATGAAGATCTTAATCAATGTCCAAATTTAGTAGAAAAATCTTATGGAAATAAAGAATTAGATTTATTGAACTTATATTTGTTTTATCTATTTTATTATAATAATTTTAATTCTTTGAACGAAAAAAAATTAGTTAGTTTAGAGCCTGACAAGATAGATGAAAGTAATAATTTTCAATTTAACAAAGATAAATTCCTTTTTATTAAAAAACTAATTTCTTTTTTAATAAGTCATAAAGAAATTGATTTTTCTCAATTTAATCAAATTTTTGAGAAAATTTTTTCTTATTTTAATACAGAAAACTTAACCCGTGCTGAACATGTTAGTTCTTCCTCCGCTTTTGACTCTTTTGATTTTGACGTAGAAAATATAATCAATAAAGAAGAAGTTTTTCAAATTTTAAATATTTCTAAAAATAAAGATCTTAATAAGGAAGAAAATTTAGTCAAAGAAAAGTTGGATGAGTTAAAAGTTTACGAATTTTTGAGGCAGATAGGAAATTTAAGCAAAATTAAAGGTAACAAAATCTTTTATATTCAAAACAAAGAAAATAACCAACCAGATAGGGAAACTTTTTCATTTTATACAAATACTTTTCAGGATAATAATCAACCTAAAATTGAAGAAAATCTAAATTTACAAATTAAAAATATAGAAAATAATCCTCAAAAGCTTAACCATAATTGGCTTAGTGCTTCTTTAAGTAAAGGATATATGAACCAAAATGTAGATCAAAGTGGATCAGAAGTAGATTTCAATGGAAAAAGTTTAAATATAAGGAAAGACTTTAATGACTTTACTTCAAGTCATAATGATTTAGAAGTAAAAAAAGGAGAGATATTGAAAGAAGAATTCAAACTTTATAATTTCTTAGAAAGGAAATTCAAAATGGAAGAAAATAATTTTCAGAAAATTTTTGATGTAAATTTAATAAAAAGTGATTTTAGGATGGAAAATTTAGTTAAAGTAGAGCATACCAAAATTATAGATTTTCAGAAATTTCCAGAAGGCTTTTTAGAGATGATTAAAGAAATGAGTTTAGAAATACAACCTGAAGGTGAGAAAAAAGCTTTTATAAAACTTGAACCACCTGAGATGGGTTCTCTTGAGTTAGAAATAAAGGTCAAAGATAAAAATATAGAAATAATAGCCCGAGTTGAAAAACCTGAATTATTGCAAGAATTAAAACACAATTTGCACCTTATTAAAGCTGGATTAGAGGATTCAGGTTTTAATTTGAAAGAAATTCAACTTTTCTTAGGATCTAATTTTAACGACAAAAACTTAGTGAAAGACTTTAGTAAAGAAAAAAGAAATTACTCTCAAAAAGCAGAAGTTGAAGATGTAAAAGAGATTGATAAAAAGGCACTTAAAAATTGGGATTTACTTAAGTTTTATAATAGGAATGGTAAATATTATTATATTGTTTAA
- a CDS encoding beta-ketoacyl-ACP synthase III, with translation MISNTLKSAILGIGIGVPSKILTNFDLEKMVDTSDEWITERTGIKERRILEDGENISKYAIKASLEALERAKVSPEEINLIICATLTPDYLIPSLSVLVQEGIRAHNAGAFDLSATCSGFIYGLAVADQFIKNNPDWKILVIGAEALSRKTNWEDRTTCILFGDGAGAVVIGKSPEPEKRGIIDFILGTDGSQWHLLTLKGGGSCFPPFDKRLPKEEYYIKMQGREVFKIAVKMMEKVSLELLERTGLTTEDIKLLVPHQANLRIIEYLREKLNLPKEKVYINIHKYGNTSAASIPIALYEAELEGKIQKGDLVLLVAFGGGFTFGGALLRW, from the coding sequence ATGATTTCAAATACCTTAAAATCTGCTATTCTTGGCATAGGAATAGGGGTTCCCTCAAAAATTCTTACTAATTTTGATCTTGAAAAAATGGTAGATACCTCAGATGAATGGATTACAGAACGGACAGGAATAAAAGAGAGAAGAATTTTAGAAGACGGAGAAAATATAAGCAAATATGCTATAAAGGCAAGCTTAGAAGCGTTGGAAAGAGCAAAAGTTTCTCCAGAAGAGATTAATCTTATTATATGTGCAACCCTAACTCCAGATTATTTAATCCCTTCTTTATCTGTATTGGTGCAAGAGGGAATAAGGGCTCACAATGCAGGTGCTTTTGATCTTTCTGCTACTTGTTCGGGTTTTATTTATGGTTTAGCAGTGGCTGATCAGTTTATAAAAAATAACCCTGATTGGAAAATTCTTGTTATTGGAGCTGAAGCTTTGTCCCGTAAAACAAACTGGGAGGATAGAACTACTTGTATACTTTTTGGAGATGGTGCAGGAGCTGTAGTAATTGGCAAAAGTCCTGAACCTGAAAAAAGAGGAATTATTGATTTCATTCTTGGAACAGATGGCTCTCAATGGCATTTACTTACTTTAAAAGGAGGGGGCTCTTGTTTCCCGCCTTTTGATAAGAGACTTCCTAAAGAAGAATATTATATCAAAATGCAAGGAAGAGAGGTCTTTAAAATAGCAGTAAAAATGATGGAGAAGGTTTCTCTTGAACTATTAGAAAGAACCGGTTTAACTACAGAAGATATTAAACTTCTTGTTCCTCATCAAGCTAATTTGAGAATTATAGAATACCTAAGAGAAAAATTAAATCTTCCTAAAGAAAAAGTTTATATAAATATTCATAAATACGGAAATACCTCAGCTGCAAGTATCCCAATAGCTTTATATGAAGCTGAATTAGAAGGGAAAATTCAGAAGGGTGATCTTGTTTTACTTGTAGCCTTTGGAGGAGGGTTTACCTTTGGTGGAGCCCTCCTCCGCTGGTGA
- a CDS encoding NADH-quinone oxidoreductase subunit M: MEFLLNNLLSWILWFPLIGILIILFTDRKHESFIKWISLITIVIDTILSIYLLVNFDFSKTGFQFVEKKRWIEFINSYYFLGVDGISILFIPLSTLTTLLCILISWDSIKELVKEFYLALLFTNIAMVGTFCALDLVIFYLFWEAILIPMYLIIGIWGGPRRIYSTIKFFLYTFFGSVFMLIGIIYLYIKFGTFDYTILVNQKYPFLVESLLFLGFAIAFAIKVPMWPVHTWLPDAHTEAPTAGSVILAGILIKLGAYGFIRFALPMFPQAALYFSKLMLVLSVIAIIYAGLVCLVEEDLKRLIAYSSVSHMGFVTLGIFSFNPIAMKGAILQMINHGIVTGALFMCVGIVYDRTHSRAISYYGGLATSMPVYAAFFMIFTLASIGLPGTNGFIGEFLILLGTYLSNKTMVVFGALGVIVGAAYMLWLYQRVFFQELNPNVAKMPPLKINELAALILPTILVFWIGLYPNLFLNFMTTSVQNLLMNLK, translated from the coding sequence ATGGAATTTTTATTAAATAATTTGCTTTCTTGGATTCTTTGGTTTCCTCTTATTGGAATATTAATAATACTTTTCACTGATAGAAAGCATGAATCATTTATAAAATGGATATCCCTAATTACTATTGTTATTGATACTATTTTGTCTATTTATTTACTTGTGAATTTTGATTTTTCTAAAACTGGATTTCAGTTCGTAGAGAAAAAGCGCTGGATAGAGTTTATTAATTCCTATTATTTTTTAGGTGTTGACGGTATAAGTATTCTTTTTATCCCTCTTTCAACTTTAACTACACTTCTTTGTATATTAATTTCCTGGGATTCAATTAAGGAATTGGTGAAGGAATTTTATTTAGCTCTTCTTTTTACTAATATTGCTATGGTGGGAACATTTTGTGCTCTTGATTTGGTTATATTTTATCTCTTTTGGGAAGCTATACTAATTCCTATGTATTTAATTATTGGAATTTGGGGCGGACCAAGAAGAATATACTCTACTATAAAGTTCTTTCTCTATACCTTCTTTGGTTCGGTTTTCATGTTAATTGGAATAATATATCTTTATATCAAATTTGGCACTTTTGATTATACTATTCTTGTTAATCAAAAATATCCCTTTTTAGTTGAAAGTCTTCTTTTCTTAGGTTTTGCTATTGCTTTTGCTATTAAAGTTCCTATGTGGCCTGTTCATACATGGCTTCCTGATGCTCACACAGAAGCTCCTACTGCAGGATCTGTTATCTTAGCTGGTATCTTGATCAAATTAGGAGCCTACGGATTTATAAGGTTTGCTTTACCTATGTTTCCACAAGCAGCTTTGTACTTTTCAAAATTAATGTTAGTTCTTTCAGTAATCGCAATTATTTATGCTGGTCTTGTATGTTTAGTAGAAGAAGATTTGAAAAGGCTTATTGCTTATAGTTCAGTAAGCCATATGGGATTTGTTACCTTAGGCATTTTCTCCTTCAATCCCATAGCTATGAAAGGTGCAATTTTACAAATGATAAATCATGGTATCGTAACTGGTGCCCTCTTTATGTGTGTAGGGATAGTTTATGATAGGACCCATAGTAGAGCTATAAGCTATTATGGAGGGCTTGCAACCTCAATGCCTGTATATGCTGCATTTTTTATGATATTTACTTTAGCCTCTATTGGTCTTCCAGGAACCAATGGATTTATAGGGGAGTTTCTTATTCTTTTAGGAACATACCTCTCTAATAAAACTATGGTAGTTTTTGGAGCCTTAGGAGTAATTGTAGGAGCAGCTTATATGTTATGGCTTTATCAGAGAGTATTCTTCCAAGAACTAAATCCTAATGTTGCAAAAATGCCGCCTTTAAAAATTAACGAATTAGCAGCTCTTATTTTACCAACTATATTGGTATTTTGGATTGGCTTATATCCCAATTTATTTTTAAACTTTATGACTACTTCGGTTCAAAATTTATTGATGAATTTGAAGTAA
- a CDS encoding flagellar hook assembly protein FlgD produces the protein MVSQVKSIATANNPNTQRVPKKSLDMQDFIQLFITQLQYQDPMNPIENNEMAIQLALFNQVDQLFKINKTLDALVNMAKSLDLAYISNLVGKKVKVETNVGRVENGKFLGGEFNLDEPVNYLEIVIKDDKGNVVDKIQLNGLKAGNYKIQWDATDLKGNKVPDGNYLFSIIIPENTNKTITPTMIAKVTGAKLGDNTQIVINGNYTLDLKDIKELIGE, from the coding sequence ATGGTATCTCAAGTAAAGAGTATCGCTACGGCTAATAATCCAAATACCCAAAGAGTTCCAAAGAAAAGTTTAGATATGCAGGATTTTATTCAGCTTTTTATTACTCAACTTCAGTATCAAGACCCTATGAATCCTATAGAAAATAATGAAATGGCAATTCAGCTTGCCCTTTTTAATCAAGTAGATCAACTTTTTAAAATTAATAAGACTCTTGATGCCTTAGTTAATATGGCTAAGTCCTTAGATTTGGCTTATATATCAAATCTTGTGGGTAAAAAAGTAAAAGTAGAAACAAATGTAGGAAGGGTAGAAAATGGAAAATTTCTTGGAGGAGAGTTTAATTTAGATGAGCCTGTTAATTATTTAGAAATTGTAATAAAGGATGACAAAGGAAATGTGGTAGATAAAATACAATTAAATGGACTTAAGGCAGGAAATTATAAAATTCAATGGGATGCTACAGATCTAAAAGGAAATAAAGTTCCTGATGGTAATTACCTATTCTCTATAATCATTCCTGAAAATACCAATAAAACTATTACTCCAACTATGATAGCAAAAGTGACAGGAGCTAAACTTGGAGATAATACCCAAATAGTAATCAATGGAAATTACACCTTAGATCTAAAAGATATAAAAGAATTAATAGGAGAGTAA